The following is a genomic window from Candidatus Hydrogenedentota bacterium.
GTGCAGCACCTGCCGCACCGCCGTCTCCGACTGGTCCCACGCTTCGTGGTCGGCCACGAACTTGTCGCTGTCCGGGTCGTGCAGCGACAGGCGCACGCGGAAGTTGCCGAGGCGCAGGTGGGCATAGTACTTCTGGTACATCTGGATGACGCTGTGGAACTCCTCCTCCACCTGCTCCGGCGTGCAGTAGATGTGCGCGTCATTCATGGTCATGGCGCGCACGCGCAGGAGCCCCGAGAGGGACCCGTGCTTCTCGTAGCGGAAGTCGTTGCCGTACTCCGCCAGCCGCAGCGGCAGCTCGCGGTAGCTCCGGGGCCGCGCCGCGTAGACCTTGTGGTGGTGGGGGCAGTTCATGGGCCGCAGGTAGTACTCGTCGTTCTCGTCCACCAGCATGGGCGGGAACATGCTGTCCTTGTAGTAGGGCAGGTGGCCCGAGCGCAGGTAGAGCGCGCCGCGCGCCACGGACGGCGTGCTCACCCGCTGGAACCCCGCCAGGAACTCCTCCTCCTTCGCCCACTTCTCCAGCTCGTCGCGCAGCACGGTGCCGTTCGGCATCCATAGCGGGAAGCCCACGCCCACGTCGGCGTCCTGGATGAAGATGTCCAGCTCGTCGCCGAGCTTGCGGTGGTCGCGCTCCATCGCCAGCTTGCGCCGCGCGACGTAGTCCTTCAGCTCGTCCTTCGACGCGAAGGCCAGCGCGTAGATGCGCGTGAGCATGGGGCGCTTCTCGTCGCCGCGCCAGTAGCTGCCCGAGATGCGGTCCAGTTTGAAGCAGCCGCGCGGGACCTGTCCGGTCCGCTCCAGGTGCGGCCCCTCGCACATGTCCGTGAAGGACCCGCTGGTGTAGAACGACAGGTTGCCGCCGCCGGTCTTGCCCGTCTCCACCAGCTCGCGGGCGTACTCGGCCTTGTAGGTCTCGCCGCGCTTCTCGAACCACGCCAGCGCCTCCGCCAGCGGCATCTCGCTCCGCTCAAACGGCGCGTTCTTCCGCAGGATCAGCTCCATGCGCTTCTCGATTTCCGGAAGGTCGGCCTCGCCCAGGGGCTCGCCGCCGAAGTCAAAGTCGTAGTAGAACCCGAACTCCACCGGCGGGCCAAAGGCCAGCCTGGCGTTCGGGCGCAGCTCCAGCACGGCCTGGGCCATGATGTGCGCCAGCGAGTGGCGCAGCCGGTACAACTGCTCTTGGCCGTCCTGGGACTTGTCACATTCCTCGCACATGATGCACGTCCTTCTTCCCCGCGCGGGTCCGATGCGGCGGCCCCGTGCGGCGGTTGGTGTGAACGAAAAACCCGTTCTGAAAAGCCCCCCCGGCCATCTTCCCGGGCCCCATTCTGTCACGGAAGCCCCCGCCGCCGCAAACCGGGGGCGGGAATTCGGCCCAAGAAGGCGGTGGCGGCGGATAACGGGGCGTTTGTGAACACGAGATTGCTTCAGGCGCTTCGCTTCTTCGCAATGACGAGAGAAAACACGTCTTGGCGAGCGGAGCGAAGCCATCTCGTTCCCGCGACACCCCGTTTCTCGCGCGTCGTACTCGGCGATGGGAGACCCCCGCCGTCTTGAACCCTACGGAATCTGGATGGTCTGGTTCACCGGCTTGCCGTTGCGCAGGATCGTCACGTTGAACTGCTTGACGTCCTTGAACTGCGGGGCCATCATCATGATCTGGTTGATGTCCGTGGGCTGGATGCCGTTCACGTTGGTGATGATGTCGCCGTCCTGGAAGCCCAGCTCCTTCGCGAAGGGGATCTGGCTGATGTCCGTCGCCGTGAAGCCCAGCGGCTTGCCCGACTCGTCCGTGGCGATCCGCGGCTGGTGGCGCATGATCAGCGTGCCCTCGTTCACGCCCTCGGGCATCTTCGCGCCCGCGGGCACGGTGAAGTTGCTTGTGTAGACCTGGTCACCCTTCGCGGAGACGGACTTCACCTCCTCCTTTTCCGGTTCCGCCGGCTTTGCGGGGGCCGCCTCCTCCGGCTTCACGCTGTACTTGAACTGCTCCCCGCCGTGGCTGCGGCGGAAGTCCCACGGCGCGAGCGGCGCCGCCTCCTTCCAGATGCCCTTCCCCTCCGCGATGGCCTGCGCGTTCAGCTTCTTCAGCGACTTGTCCCCCGGCGCGTTCTGGTCGTCATACCACGCCAGTCCCTCGCCCACCAGCAGGTGGCTCAGGCCCACCTCGCCCGCCACCACCACCGCCACGGCCACGCCCAGGTTGTCCTTCGTCAGCACGTCCACCCGCACCGGGTTCCCGGCGATCGCCGCCACCGCCGCCGCCTTCGCCTCCTCCGCCATCGGCTGGCCCGGCTCCGGCGCGTCCGCGCCGTACAGCCGCACATCCACCGGCGTCCCCTCCTTCAGCACCTGGTACTTGTCCGCGCTCGTCATCGTCGCCACCGCCCCCGTGAACGACTCCGCCACCTTCAGCCCCAGCAGTTCCTCCGTTGAGGTAGGCGCCGCGGCGGCCGGCTCCG
Proteins encoded in this region:
- a CDS encoding threonine--tRNA ligase — protein: MCEECDKSQDGQEQLYRLRHSLAHIMAQAVLELRPNARLAFGPPVEFGFYYDFDFGGEPLGEADLPEIEKRMELILRKNAPFERSEMPLAEALAWFEKRGETYKAEYARELVETGKTGGGNLSFYTSGSFTDMCEGPHLERTGQVPRGCFKLDRISGSYWRGDEKRPMLTRIYALAFASKDELKDYVARRKLAMERDHRKLGDELDIFIQDADVGVGFPLWMPNGTVLRDELEKWAKEEEFLAGFQRVSTPSVARGALYLRSGHLPYYKDSMFPPMLVDENDEYYLRPMNCPHHHKVYAARPRSYRELPLRLAEYGNDFRYEKHGSLSGLLRVRAMTMNDAHIYCTPEQVEEEFHSVIQMYQKYYAHLRLGNFRVRLSLHDPDSDKFVADHEAWDQSETAVRQVLHNLGVAYEEERGEAAFYGPKVDIQIKNLMGREETVSTCQLDFVMAERFDLTYADRDGQRKRPYILHRAPLSTHERMISFLIEFYGGAFPTWMAPVQVRIVPVSADFAPYAAELQQRLCGDFFRVETDDSEESFNKKIRNAVTGKIPNVWVVGAKEMEDRTVTWRRYCAKEQVTVAFDRAFDALKNMRASRAMDNFADTALPLG